A window of Pusillimonas sp. DMV24BSW_D genomic DNA:
GCACGCGAAAACCAGGCATAGACGGCTCATCGCTGCCTCCTGCCCGTTTTTGCGGGTTTACCGGAAGCCGCTCCTAACGGAAGCCCCCGCACGAAAGAGGCCACCCCCCCTGACGGTAACGGCGTCGAAGTGCGTTCCGCCGCACGCAACACCGCTGAACGGGCACGGGGGTTTGCCTCGACGTCTTCTTGCCCCGGCAATACCTTACCCAATGAGCGCAACAGTGGCTTGGGCATATCTTTCTCGGGGATGGGCAGCCGGGCCGTTGCTTCCGTCGGACGTGAAGCGGCCGCGATACACTGCTTCACCATCCGATCTTCCAGAGAATGAAAGCTGATCACGGCCAGGCGCCCTCCGGGATTCAACAACGTTAAAACTGCCTCGAGGGCGCGCGCGAGTTCCTCGAGCTCTTCATTGATGTAAATCCGTATAGCCTGAAAGGTGCGAGTGGCCGGATGTTGACCCTTTTCGCGCGTGCGGACGACACTGGCGACGAGCTCGGCGAGGTCGAGCGTTGTGCACAGCGGCCTGGATTCGCGGCGAGCAATAACCGCCTTTGCAATCTGGAGAGCAAACCGTTCTTCGCCATATTTCGCTATGACCTCCCTAATTTCATCAACACTGGCTTGCGCCAGCCATTGCGCAGCGGTTAAACCCCTGCTGGTGTCCATGCGCATGTCAAGCGGACCATCGCGCATAAAAGAAAAACCTCGTTGAGCCTCATCGATTTGCGGAGATGACACCCCCAAATCGAGCATCACCCCATCGATATGCTCAACACCAAAATCAGCCAAGGCCTGCGTCATCCCGGCAAAGCCTTGGTGCACAACCTTGACGCGGGCATCTTGCGCTTGCAGCGCATACGCCGCGGAAATTGCCTGAGGATCCTTATCAAAAACCACTAAAGTGGCCTTCGGGCCTAATTTCGACAAGAGCAAGCGGCTATGTCCGCCACGACCAAATGTGCCGTCTACAAACACCCCGTTCAAATTTGGCTTCGACGCCTCGGGAACAGATTTGCGACGAACCCTAACGCCAAAGGACGGATCAACGAGGGCATTAACCGTGGGTTCAAGAAGCACGGGCAGGTGGGCTTTTTCCATCATTGCACTCAGAAAGAAAAATTCTCGAGTGCGTCCGACATGCCCTTGGACAAGTCTTCCGCTTCCCGACGCGCCCACTCGGCGGCATCCCACAATTCGAAGTGACTCCCCATCCCCAACAGCATGACCTCCCGAGCCAGTCCGGCCGCCTGACGTAACTCAGGCGACACAAGAATACGTCCCGA
This region includes:
- the rsmH gene encoding 16S rRNA (cytosine(1402)-N(4))-methyltransferase RsmH, translated to MEKAHLPVLLEPTVNALVDPSFGVRVRRKSVPEASKPNLNGVFVDGTFGRGGHSRLLLSKLGPKATLVVFDKDPQAISAAYALQAQDARVKVVHQGFAGMTQALADFGVEHIDGVMLDLGVSSPQIDEAQRGFSFMRDGPLDMRMDTSRGLTAAQWLAQASVDEIREVIAKYGEERFALQIAKAVIARRESRPLCTTLDLAELVASVVRTREKGQHPATRTFQAIRIYINEELEELARALEAVLTLLNPGGRLAVISFHSLEDRMVKQCIAAASRPTEATARLPIPEKDMPKPLLRSLGKVLPGQEDVEANPRARSAVLRAAERTSTPLPSGGVASFVRGLPLGAASGKPAKTGRRQR